One region of Quercus lobata isolate SW786 chromosome 2, ValleyOak3.0 Primary Assembly, whole genome shotgun sequence genomic DNA includes:
- the LOC115973788 gene encoding uncharacterized protein LOC115973788 isoform X1, whose product MSASKSILSCTSALIGASRRDQLIPNPYRLLLISKRNEKRSFLGTDQRLQFLKTGPRELAVSKRKMDVTVHSSIPPVPSIPSNPASPGPCRKHWIVGLIVSAILPLFGIKFGPLLKLKQEVDTVVEAAEEVAEVVEKVAEEVDKVAEEISEHLPEGGKLRVAVKIIEKVAEKTAKDAQLVEDVIDKVEEVEKDVESLIDPVIDQAKKTSKEENSQS is encoded by the exons ATGTctgcatcaaaatcaattctttCTTGCACCAGCGCTCTTATTGGCGCCTCTCGCAGAGACCAATTAATTCCAAATCCTTATCGGCTTCTGCTTATCTCAAAACGCAACGAGAAAAGGTCTTTTCTTGGTACTGATCAGAGGTTACAGTTTCTCAAAACTGGGCCGAGAGAGCTAGCTGTCAGCAAAAGAAAGAT GGATGTGACTGTCCATAGCAGTATACCACCAGTACCTTCAATTCCATCTAATCCAGCTTCTCCTGGTCCATG CAGGAAACATTGGATTGTTGGACTGATAGTGTCAGCAATTCTACCCCTCTTTGGGATCAAATTTGGGCCACTACTCAAGCTAAAAC AGGAAGTTGATACTGTGGTGGAGGCTGCAGAAGAGGTGGCGGAGGTCGTAGAAAAGGTGGCGGAGGAAGTAGATAAAGTAGCAGAAGAAATTTCAGAGCACCTTCCAGAAGGAGGAAAACTTAGAGTCGCtgtaaaaattattgaaaaagtaGCAGAAAAAACAGCCAAGGATGCCCAGCTAGTAGAAGACGTCATTGACAAG GTTGAAGAAGTGGAGAAGGATGTGGAATCATTAATTGACCCTGTCATTGATCAAGCCAAGAAGACatctaaagaagaaaatagccAAAGTTAG
- the LOC115973788 gene encoding uncharacterized protein LOC115973788 isoform X2 gives MSASKSILSCTSALIGASRRDQLIPNPYRLLLISKRNEKRSFLGTDQRLQFLKTGPRELAVSKRKMDVTVHSSIPPVPSIPSNPASPGPWKHWIVGLIVSAILPLFGIKFGPLLKLKQEVDTVVEAAEEVAEVVEKVAEEVDKVAEEISEHLPEGGKLRVAVKIIEKVAEKTAKDAQLVEDVIDKVEEVEKDVESLIDPVIDQAKKTSKEENSQS, from the exons ATGTctgcatcaaaatcaattctttCTTGCACCAGCGCTCTTATTGGCGCCTCTCGCAGAGACCAATTAATTCCAAATCCTTATCGGCTTCTGCTTATCTCAAAACGCAACGAGAAAAGGTCTTTTCTTGGTACTGATCAGAGGTTACAGTTTCTCAAAACTGGGCCGAGAGAGCTAGCTGTCAGCAAAAGAAAGAT GGATGTGACTGTCCATAGCAGTATACCACCAGTACCTTCAATTCCATCTAATCCAGCTTCTCCTGGTCCATG GAAACATTGGATTGTTGGACTGATAGTGTCAGCAATTCTACCCCTCTTTGGGATCAAATTTGGGCCACTACTCAAGCTAAAAC AGGAAGTTGATACTGTGGTGGAGGCTGCAGAAGAGGTGGCGGAGGTCGTAGAAAAGGTGGCGGAGGAAGTAGATAAAGTAGCAGAAGAAATTTCAGAGCACCTTCCAGAAGGAGGAAAACTTAGAGTCGCtgtaaaaattattgaaaaagtaGCAGAAAAAACAGCCAAGGATGCCCAGCTAGTAGAAGACGTCATTGACAAG GTTGAAGAAGTGGAGAAGGATGTGGAATCATTAATTGACCCTGTCATTGATCAAGCCAAGAAGACatctaaagaagaaaatagccAAAGTTAG
- the LOC115974296 gene encoding uncharacterized protein LOC115974296: MDLPQEIDDYIKDSIDHSLGLPLSTKTLELKLSVSQEAQRRLRNRCLSLQYKLREKDELIDRIRAEASMNAQALKKFVEENHKLALECANLLSQCNKWERECSLYDRDREALMDFGNEADERAKEAEIRVHELEEEVRKLSEELQFYKCECEMRTVDSSAEDTIIENSLLESVLTTLISKDDVSSAHAFLEANSSHESCQRLLKMWNCLRPSTQKILSLAAEAKTLENDKEHLRINLARAEEEVKLLFEENNVLDEENKRLLRKYQKERSHHSSSGKHTGTASAKSNKRKSSPRISSPVEKKLDFNDVDLARHPLSPLRNNSPDSKMHKF, translated from the exons ATGGATCTTCCTCAAGAAATCGATGATTACATCAAAGATTCCATTGATCACTCACTAGGGCTCCCTTTATCGACTAAGACTCTGGAATTGAAGCTTAGTGTATCCCAAGAAGCACAGCGCCGACTTCGCAACCGGTGCCTTTCCTTACAGTATAAGCTTCGAGAGAAAGACGAACTCATCGACCGCATTAGG GCTGAGGCGAGCATGAATGCGCAAGCGTTGAAGAAATTTGTGGAGGAGAATCATAAATTGGCTTTGGAGTGTGCGAATCTTTTGAGTCAGTGTAATAAGTGGGAGAGGGAGTGCTCGCTTTACGATCGTGACCGGGAAGCCTTGATGGATTTTGGGAACGAGGCCGATGAGCGTGCCAAGGAGGCTGAGATTCGAGTCCATGAGTTGGAGGAGGAGGTCAGAAAGTTGTCGGAGGAGTTGCAGTTCTACAAGTGTGAATGTGAGATGCGCAcg GTTGATTCTTCTGCTGAGGACACAATTATAGAGAACAGTTTACTTGAGTCAGTGTTAACAACATTGATCAGTAAAGATGATGTTTCATCTGCACATGCATTCTTGGAGGCCAATAGCAGTCATGAATCATGTCAAAGATTGCTTAAAATGTGGAATTG CTTGAGGCCATCAACTCAGAAGATTCTATCACTGGCTGCTGAAGCGAAGACACTTGAGAACGATAAGGAACATTTAAGGATCAACCTTGCTAGAGCAGAAGAGGAG GTCAAATTGCTATTCGAAGAAAACAATGTATTGGATGAGGAAAATAAGAGGTTGCTTAGGAAATATCAGAAAGAAAGAAGCCATCATAGTTCTAGTGGGAAACACACTGGCACTGCTTCTGCGAag TCAAACAAGCGAAAATCAAGCCCCAGGATAAGCAGCCCAGTTGAGAAGAAGCTTGATTTTAATGATGTGGATTTAGCAAGACATCCCCTTTCACCCTTGCGAAATAACTCCCCTGACTCTAAAATGCATAAATTCTAA